Proteins encoded by one window of Channa argus isolate prfri chromosome 13, Channa argus male v1.0, whole genome shotgun sequence:
- the adrm1 gene encoding proteasomal ubiquitin receptor ADRM1 isoform X3: MSSGALFPSLVSGSRGSSSKYLVEFRAGKMTLKGNVVTPDKRKGMVYIQQSDDSLIHFCWKDRTTGNVDDDLIIFPDDCEFKRVSQCTTGRVYVLKFKAGSKRLFFWMQEPKTDKDEEYCRKVNEYLNNPPIPGAPGSGGGSGHELSALGGEGGLQSLLGNMSHNQLMQLIGPTGLGGLGGLGALAGPGLANLLGSGGPATSSSSSSSRSQSAAATPSSGSSTSRLSSSQAPTTPVTPAPSAAVPSSVASSTPVDLASVCTPEMMAPILTNAEVQQRLLPFLPSGESLLQSAEEIQNTLTSPQFQQSMSMFSSALASGQLGPLMSQFGLPAEAVDAANRGDVEAFARAMQGSKGDSKEKKDDEDMSLD, encoded by the exons ATGTCGTCCGGTGCTCTCTTTCCGAGCTTGGTGAGCGGCTCCAGAGGAAGCTCCAGCAAGTACCTAGTGGAGTTTCGTGCTGGTAAAATGACCCTGAAGGGGAACGTAGTGACACCGGACAAACGCAAAGGCATGGTGTACATCCAGCAATCTGATGACTCCTTGATTCACTTCTGCTGGAAAGACAGGACCACTGGGAATGTGGATGAT GACCTGATCATCTTCCCTGATGACTGTGAATTCAAGCGGGTGAGCCAGTGCACCACTGGACGTGTCTATGTGCTAAAGTTCAAAGCTGGGTCCAAGAGGCTGTTTTTCTGGATGCAG GAGCCAAAGACGGATAAGGATGAGGAGTACTGTCGTAAGGTGAATGAGTACCTGAACAACCCTCCCATTCCTGGAGCACCTGGCAGCGGAGGTGGCAGCGGCCATGAATTGTCCGCACTCGGAGGAGAGGGGGGCCTACAGAGTTTGCTAGGAAATATGAGCCACAACCAACTGATGCAGCTGATTGGGCCAACGGGGTTGGGAGGACTAG gAGGTTTGGGAGCTCTAGCAGGACCAGGACTTGCCAACTTGCTGGGAAGTGGAGGACCAGCCACCAGCAGTTCCTCATCTAG CTCCCGTAGCCAGTCAGCAGCAGCCACTCCTTCATCAGGGAGCTCCACTTCCAGACTGAGCTCCTCCCAGGCCCCCACCACCCCAGTGACTCCTGCTCCTTCAGCTGCGGTACCTAGTAGTGTTGCTTCCTCAACTCCAG TGGACCTTGCAAGTGTGTGCACTCCAGAGATGATGGCTCCGATCCTGACTAATGCCGAGGTCCAGCAGAGGCTCCTGCCCTTCCTCCCCAGTGGTGAGAGTTTACTGCAGAGTGCTGAGGAGATCCAAAACACATTGACCTCACCTCAGTTCCAGCAG TCGATGAGCATGTTCAGCAGTGCATTGGCCTCTGGACAGCTCGGTCCTCTAATGAGTCAATTTGGTCTGCCAGCAGAGGCTGTTGACGCTGCTAACAGAGGAG atgTGGAGGCGTTTGCCAGAGCTATGCAGGGCAGTAAAGGAGATTCCAAAGAGAAGAAGGACGATGAGGACATGAGTCTGGATTAA
- the adrm1 gene encoding proteasomal ubiquitin receptor ADRM1 isoform X1 yields the protein MSSGALFPSLVSGSRGSSSKYLVEFRAGKMTLKGNVVTPDKRKGMVYIQQSDDSLIHFCWKDRTTGNVDDDLIIFPDDCEFKRVSQCTTGRVYVLKFKAGSKRLFFWMQEPKTDKDEEYCRKVNEYLNNPPIPGAPGSGGGSGHELSALGGEGGLQSLLGNMSHNQLMQLIGPTGLGGLGGLGALAGPGLANLLGSGGPATSSSSSSSRSQSAAATPSSGSSTSRLSSSQAPTTPVTPAPSAAVPSSVASSTPAPAQTPVAPASVGSTSPHQPIQLSDLQSILATMNVPAAAAAQGPAVDLASVCTPEMMAPILTNAEVQQRLLPFLPSGESLLQSAEEIQNTLTSPQFQQSMSMFSSALASGQLGPLMSQFGLPAEAVDAANRGDVEAFARAMQGSKGDSKEKKDDEDMSLD from the exons ATGTCGTCCGGTGCTCTCTTTCCGAGCTTGGTGAGCGGCTCCAGAGGAAGCTCCAGCAAGTACCTAGTGGAGTTTCGTGCTGGTAAAATGACCCTGAAGGGGAACGTAGTGACACCGGACAAACGCAAAGGCATGGTGTACATCCAGCAATCTGATGACTCCTTGATTCACTTCTGCTGGAAAGACAGGACCACTGGGAATGTGGATGAT GACCTGATCATCTTCCCTGATGACTGTGAATTCAAGCGGGTGAGCCAGTGCACCACTGGACGTGTCTATGTGCTAAAGTTCAAAGCTGGGTCCAAGAGGCTGTTTTTCTGGATGCAG GAGCCAAAGACGGATAAGGATGAGGAGTACTGTCGTAAGGTGAATGAGTACCTGAACAACCCTCCCATTCCTGGAGCACCTGGCAGCGGAGGTGGCAGCGGCCATGAATTGTCCGCACTCGGAGGAGAGGGGGGCCTACAGAGTTTGCTAGGAAATATGAGCCACAACCAACTGATGCAGCTGATTGGGCCAACGGGGTTGGGAGGACTAG gAGGTTTGGGAGCTCTAGCAGGACCAGGACTTGCCAACTTGCTGGGAAGTGGAGGACCAGCCACCAGCAGTTCCTCATCTAG CTCCCGTAGCCAGTCAGCAGCAGCCACTCCTTCATCAGGGAGCTCCACTTCCAGACTGAGCTCCTCCCAGGCCCCCACCACCCCAGTGACTCCTGCTCCTTCAGCTGCGGTACCTAGTAGTGTTGCTTCCTCAACTCCAG CCCCAGCCCAAACTCCAGTGGCCCCAGCCTCTGTTGGAAGCACATCCCCGCACCAGCCCATCCAGCTCAGTGACCTTCAGAGCATTCTTGCCACTATGAATGtcccagcagcagctgctgctcagGGACCAGCAG TGGACCTTGCAAGTGTGTGCACTCCAGAGATGATGGCTCCGATCCTGACTAATGCCGAGGTCCAGCAGAGGCTCCTGCCCTTCCTCCCCAGTGGTGAGAGTTTACTGCAGAGTGCTGAGGAGATCCAAAACACATTGACCTCACCTCAGTTCCAGCAG TCGATGAGCATGTTCAGCAGTGCATTGGCCTCTGGACAGCTCGGTCCTCTAATGAGTCAATTTGGTCTGCCAGCAGAGGCTGTTGACGCTGCTAACAGAGGAG atgTGGAGGCGTTTGCCAGAGCTATGCAGGGCAGTAAAGGAGATTCCAAAGAGAAGAAGGACGATGAGGACATGAGTCTGGATTAA
- the adrm1 gene encoding proteasomal ubiquitin receptor ADRM1 isoform X2 — MSSGALFPSLVSGSRGSSSKYLVEFRAGKMTLKGNVVTPDKRKGMVYIQQSDDSLIHFCWKDRTTGNVDDDLIIFPDDCEFKRVSQCTTGRVYVLKFKAGSKRLFFWMQEPKTDKDEEYCRKVNEYLNNPPIPGAPGSGGGSGHELSALGGEGGLQSLLGNMSHNQLMQLIGPTGLGGLGLGALAGPGLANLLGSGGPATSSSSSSSRSQSAAATPSSGSSTSRLSSSQAPTTPVTPAPSAAVPSSVASSTPAPAQTPVAPASVGSTSPHQPIQLSDLQSILATMNVPAAAAAQGPAVDLASVCTPEMMAPILTNAEVQQRLLPFLPSGESLLQSAEEIQNTLTSPQFQQSMSMFSSALASGQLGPLMSQFGLPAEAVDAANRGDVEAFARAMQGSKGDSKEKKDDEDMSLD; from the exons ATGTCGTCCGGTGCTCTCTTTCCGAGCTTGGTGAGCGGCTCCAGAGGAAGCTCCAGCAAGTACCTAGTGGAGTTTCGTGCTGGTAAAATGACCCTGAAGGGGAACGTAGTGACACCGGACAAACGCAAAGGCATGGTGTACATCCAGCAATCTGATGACTCCTTGATTCACTTCTGCTGGAAAGACAGGACCACTGGGAATGTGGATGAT GACCTGATCATCTTCCCTGATGACTGTGAATTCAAGCGGGTGAGCCAGTGCACCACTGGACGTGTCTATGTGCTAAAGTTCAAAGCTGGGTCCAAGAGGCTGTTTTTCTGGATGCAG GAGCCAAAGACGGATAAGGATGAGGAGTACTGTCGTAAGGTGAATGAGTACCTGAACAACCCTCCCATTCCTGGAGCACCTGGCAGCGGAGGTGGCAGCGGCCATGAATTGTCCGCACTCGGAGGAGAGGGGGGCCTACAGAGTTTGCTAGGAAATATGAGCCACAACCAACTGATGCAGCTGATTGGGCCAACGGGGTTGGGAGGACTAG GTTTGGGAGCTCTAGCAGGACCAGGACTTGCCAACTTGCTGGGAAGTGGAGGACCAGCCACCAGCAGTTCCTCATCTAG CTCCCGTAGCCAGTCAGCAGCAGCCACTCCTTCATCAGGGAGCTCCACTTCCAGACTGAGCTCCTCCCAGGCCCCCACCACCCCAGTGACTCCTGCTCCTTCAGCTGCGGTACCTAGTAGTGTTGCTTCCTCAACTCCAG CCCCAGCCCAAACTCCAGTGGCCCCAGCCTCTGTTGGAAGCACATCCCCGCACCAGCCCATCCAGCTCAGTGACCTTCAGAGCATTCTTGCCACTATGAATGtcccagcagcagctgctgctcagGGACCAGCAG TGGACCTTGCAAGTGTGTGCACTCCAGAGATGATGGCTCCGATCCTGACTAATGCCGAGGTCCAGCAGAGGCTCCTGCCCTTCCTCCCCAGTGGTGAGAGTTTACTGCAGAGTGCTGAGGAGATCCAAAACACATTGACCTCACCTCAGTTCCAGCAG TCGATGAGCATGTTCAGCAGTGCATTGGCCTCTGGACAGCTCGGTCCTCTAATGAGTCAATTTGGTCTGCCAGCAGAGGCTGTTGACGCTGCTAACAGAGGAG atgTGGAGGCGTTTGCCAGAGCTATGCAGGGCAGTAAAGGAGATTCCAAAGAGAAGAAGGACGATGAGGACATGAGTCTGGATTAA